Part of the Pseudomonas sp. Leaf58 genome is shown below.
CCCTCAACTTCGTCTTCGCCGAGCCCGAGCACATCGGCTGGCAAGTCAGTGGCCGTTACCCCAACCGCCGCGAAGGCCAGGGCCTGCTGCCCTCGCCGGGTTGGGACGGGCGCTATGACTGGGATGGCTATGCCGACCCAATGCTGCACCCTTACGACCAAGACCCGCCCGCCGGCTGGCTCGGCCACGCCAACCAACGCAGCCTGCCGCGCGGCTATGGCATGCAGCTGTCCAGTACCTGGTATTACCCCGAACGTGCCGAGCGCCTGGCCCAGCTGGCCGGTAATGGCCGCCACGACAGCCGCAGCGTCATGGCCCTGCAGAACGATCAGGTCACCTTGCTGGCGGAAAAGCTCAAGCAAATGTTCGACGCCCCCGGCATGGCCCAGCCGCTCAAGCAAGCGATCGACGCCCTGCCCGCTGCGCAGCGCGACAAGGCCCGCGACGCGCTGGCCCGGCTCAAGGCCTTCGATGGCCGCCTGAGCCCGGTGTCGGCCGATGCCGCGCTGTACGAACTGTTCCTCCAGGAAGTGGCGCGGCAAACCTTCCTCGACGACCTTGGCCCGGAATCCGGCCCAGCCTGGCAAGCCTTCGTCAGCAACGCGCGGTTGTCGTTCTCGGCGCAGGCTGATCACCTGTTGGGCCGCGACGACAGCCCGTTCTGGGATGACCGCAGCACCCCGCAGAAAGAAGACAAGCCGGCCATCCTCGCTCGCAGCCTGGCGGGCGCGGTAGATGCCGGCATCGCGCAACTGGGTGCCGACCGCCGCGCCTGGCAGTGGGGCAAGCTGCACCAGTACCGCTGGCCGGCATCGACCTATCACGGCCTGGGCGACGCCATCAGCCGTTCGCCGCTGGCCGCTGGCGGTGACTTCACGACCCTGGCCCTGACGCCATACGCCTGGGGCAGCGACTTCGACACCCGCCTGCCCGCGTCGGCACGCATGATCGTCGACTTCGGCCAGGCCGAGCCGTTGCAGGTGCTGACCAGTAGTGGCCAGTCCGGCAACCCAGCCAGCGGGCATTACAGTGACGGGCTGGATGCCTGGTTCAAAGGGCGCTTCATGAGCCTACCGCTGCAGCAGCAGAACTTTGGCCGGGCGTATGGCGACCAGCGTTTGACCTTGGTGCCAGGCAGGTAACCTCCGCCTCAGCCGGGCTTGTGTCGCGAAGGGCCGCTTAGCGGCCCCCTCGCGCTACAAGCCCGCGCCTTCAAAAACCGCATGGCAGCCGCCAATCATGTCCGGTCGAACTTAGCTCCCTTGCCATGGCTCCTAACTGGTAACTCCAAACCAGCACCCTGCCATGGACCTCGTCATCGCCCGCCCCGAAGGCCTTTACTGCCCGCCCGGTGATTTCTATATCGACCCGTGGCGGCCCGTGGACCGGGCTGTGATTACCCATGGCCACGGCGACCACGCCCGCATCGGCAATGGCCATTATCTGACCGCCAGCCCCGGCGCCGGCATCCTGCGCAGCCGCCTGGGCCAGGACATCGACCTGCAAACCCTGCCCTATGGCGAACGCCTGCTGCACCATGGCGTAACCTTGAGCCTGCACCCGGCCGGGCATGTACTGGGCTCGGCGCAAGTGCGCCTGGAGTACCGGGGCGAAGTCTGGGTCGCCTCCGGTGACTACAAAGTAGAGCCCGACGGCACCTGCACGCCGTTCGAACCGGTGCCATGCCACACGTTCATCACCGAATCGACCTTCGGCCTGCCGATTTACCGCTGGCCTAGCCAGGGTGAGACCTTCGCTGCCATCAATGCCTGGTGGCGGGCCAACTGCGAACAGGGCAAGGCCAGCGTGCTGTTCTGCTACGCCTTTGGCAAGGCCCAGCGGATTCTGCACGGCGTGGACGCCAGCATCGGCCCGATCCTTGTGCACGGCGCCGTGGAGCCACTCAACCGGGTTTACCGCGACGGCGGTATCCAGCTGCCGGAAACCCGCTATGCCGGTGACATCCCCCGCAACGACCCGCTGCTGCGTCAGGCACTGGTGCTGGCGCCGCCGTCAGCCAGCGGCAGTAGCTGGATGCGCCGTTTCGGTGACTACAGCGATGCCTTCGCCAGTGGCTGGATGTTGCTGCGCGGCACCCGCCGGCGGCGTGGCGTGGACCGGGGCTTCGTGCTTTCCGACCACGCCGACTGGCCCGGCCTGCTCTGGGCCATCGGCCAAACCGACGCGCAACGGGTGATGGTCACCCACGGCTCGGTCAATGTGCTGGTGCGCTACCTTAACGAGCAAGGCCTTGATGCCCGCGCCTTCGTGACGGAATACGGCGAGGAAGATGACGCTGTCAGCACGGAGTCACTGGCATGAAAGCGTTCGCCGAGCTGTACCTGCAGCTGGATGCGACCACTTCCAGCACCGCCAAGCTGCAGGCCCTGCGCGCCTACTTCACTACCGCCCCGGCTGCCGATGCCGCCTGGGCGGTGTACTTCCTGGCCGGTGGCCGCCCGCGCCAATTGGTGCCTACCCGCGTGCTGCGGGAGCTGGCCGGCGCGTTGGCGGGGCTGCCGGACTGGCTGTTCGAGGAAAGCTACCAAGCCGTTGGCGACTTGGCCGAAACTATTTCCCTGCTGGTGCCAGTAAGTCACCACCCTGGCGACGATGGCCTGGCCCACTGGGTCGAAGCCCATCTATTGCCACTGCGGGGCCTGCCCGCCGAGGAGGTCCAGCAACGCCTGCCACCGCTGTGGGCACAGCTGGACCGCCCCAGCCTGATGCTTTGCCTGAAACTCATCACCGGCAGCTTTCGCGTGGGCGTATCGAAGCTGCTGGTCACCCGCGCGCTCGCGCAGCTGGCCGGGCTGGATGCCAAACGCGTGGCACAGCGCCTGGTCGGCTACACCGACATCAGCCACCGCCCCACGGCAGCCAGCTACCAACAGCTGATCGCCGCAGAGTCGGACGATGAACATAGCCAGCGTGGCGGCCAGCCCTACCCGTTTTTCCTGGCCCACCCGCTACAAGCACCAAGCGAACAGTTCGATGCACTGCTCGGGCCGCCAAGTGAGTGGCAAATCGAATGGAAGTGGGACGGTATTCGCGCCCAAGTGGTCAAGCGCGAGGGCCAGCTGTGGGTCTGGTCGCGCGGCGAGGAACTGGTCACCGAGCGCTTTCCCGAATTGCACAGCCTGGCCCAGACGCTACCTGACGGTGTGGTCCTCGATGGCGAGATCCTGGTATGGAAACCCAGCAGCTCAGCGGCTGAACTGGCCGTACAGCCGTTTGCCCTGTTGCAGCAGCGCCTGGGCCGCAAGACCTTGGGCAAGAAGCTGCTAAGCGATGCGCCGGTCGTTTTGCAGGCTTACGACCTGCTGGAGTGGCAAGGCGAGGACTGGCGCAGCCGACCGCAGCACGCGCGTCGTCAACAACTGGAACAGTTGCTCGAGCAACACCCGCTGGCCCCGGTAGTGCTTTCACCGCTGCTCCAAGGCCCGGACTGGGCCGACCTTGCCCGCCAACGCGAGCAGTCGCGCAGCCTGGGGGTCGAGGGCCTGATGTTGAAGCAACGCGAGGCCCTGTATGGCGTGGGGCGCACCAAGGACATGGGCACCTGGTGGAAGTGGAAGATCGACCCATTCAGCGTCGATGCCGTGCTGATTTATGCCCAGCGCGGCCACGGCCGACGGGCCAGCTTATACAGCGACTACACCTTCGCCGTGTGGGACGCGCCGGCCGGAACACCGGGGCGGGCACTGGTGCCGTTTGCCAAGGCGTACTCGGGGCTCAGTGACGAGGAGATGCGCAAGGTCGACGCCATCATCCGCAAGACCACGGTAGAAACCTTCGGCCCGGTGCGCAGCGTGACGCCGACGTTGGTGTTCGAGTTGGGCTTTGAAGGTATCGCCTTGTCCAAACGCCACAAAAGCGGCATTGCCGTGCGCTTTCCGCGCATGTTGCGCTGGCGGCTGGACAAGCCGGTGGAAGAGGCGGACGACCTGGCGACGTTGCAGGCATTGCTGGCCTGAAACAATTTCCAGAGCGCAGGGTCTTCTTCGTGGTCATCAGGGCGACAGTGATGGAGGCGCAAGGCCAAAAACTGTGCTTCTATCTGTGTGCCGACCCGTGTCGCAGACCGTTTTCGCCACGCAGCCAGGACCACCATGCACCATTCAACCCACGACCTGCTCTCCCCCGTTCCGGGCATCACCCGCCAATTGCACAGCTTCCACTTCGGCCCCCGCGGTGGTGGCAAGGTTTATATCCAGGCCTCACTGCATGCCGACGAACTGCCTGGCATGCTGGTGGCTTGGCACCTCAAGCGCCGCCTGGGTGAACTGGAACAGCAAGGCCGCCTGCAGCGCGAGATCATCCTGGTGCCGGTGGCTAACCCGGTCGGCCTCGAACAGGTACTACTGGACGCGCCGCTAGGGCGTTTCGAACTGCAAAGCGGCGAGAACTTCAACCGCAACTTCGTCGACCTGTCGGACAGCATCGGTGATCAAGTCGAGCACCACTTGACCCAAGACCCGGCGCACAACATTGCCCTGATCCGCGAATACCTGCGCCGAGGGCTGGACGCACACCCTGCGCGCACACCGCTGCAAGCCCAGCGCCTGATCCTGCAGCGCCTGGCCTGCGATGCCGACATGGTGCTCGACCTGCACTGCGACTTCGAAGCAGTCGAGCACCTGTACACCACACCGGACGCCTGGCCGCAGATAGAACCACTGGCCCGCTACCTCGGCGCCCAGGCCAGCCTGCTGGCGACTGACTCGGGCGGGCAGTCGTTCGATGAATGCTTCAGCCTGGTCTGGTGGCAGTTGCAGCAACGTTTTGGCAAGCATTTCCCGATCCCACTGGGTTGTTGCTCGGTAACCATCGAGTTGCGCGGCCAGGCCGATGTCAGCCATGACCTCGCCAGCAAGGATTGCCAGGCGATTCTCGACTTCCTGACCCACGCGGGCGTCATCGAAGGCACCCGCGCCGTCCTGCCCGACTTGCGCTGCGCCGCCACGCCACTGGCCGCGGTGGAACCCATCACGACGCCGCTGGGCGGCTTGCTGGTGTATCACGCCAGACCTGGTCAGCATCTGCAAGCAGGCCAACTGATCGCCGAAGTCATCGACCCGCTCAGCGACCGGGTGACCGCCGTGCACAACAGCCAGCCCGGCCTGCTGTATGCGCGCAGCGTGCGGCGCATGGCCACTGCCGGCATGGTCATCGCCCATGTCGCCGGCGAGCAGGTGTGCCGCAGCGGCTACCTGCTGGGCAACTGATTCGGTAAAACCAATGCAACCCGGGGGGGTCTGTAGAAGCACAGCCTTCGACGGACCTGCAGCCCCATGCCCGCCGCCACCGACCTTGCCAATGCCTGGTTTGCCCAACGCGGCTGGAGGCCTTTTGCCTTCCAGCGACGGGTCTGGGCGGCTGTCGAGCGCGGTGAATCCGGCTTGCTGCATGCCAGTACCGGGGCCGGCAAAACCTATGCGCTATGGCTCGCCGCGCTACGGGCGTTCAAGCCCCCACCTCAAGCCCGCCAGCCTGCGCCGTTGCAAGTAGTGTGGGTTACCCCCATGCGGGCCCTGGCCGCCGACACCGCCCGCGCCTTGCAGCTGCCACTGGATGAGCTCGGCCTACCGTGGAGCGTGGGCGTGCGCAGCGGCGACACCGGCAGCGCCGAGCGCGCCCGGCAAGCCCGGCGCCTGCCCAGCGTACTGGTCACCACCCCGGAAAGCCTGACCCTGCTGCTAACCCGGGCACAGGCCCGCGAAGACTTCGCCACGCTGCGCCTGGTGGTGGTGGACGAGTGGCACGAACTGCTGGGCAACAAGCGCGGCGTACAACTGCAATTGGCCTTGGCCCATCTGCGCCACTGGCACCCCGGCCTGCCTACCTGGGGCCTCTCCGCCACCCTGGGCAACCTGCAACACGCGCTGGACGTGCTGCTGCCGCAAGGCGGCCTGCTGGTACAGGGCCGGCAACACAAGGCGCTGCAGGTCGATACCCTGCTGCCGGCAGCGATCGAGCGCTTCCCTTGGGCTGGGCACATGGGCCTGAAGATGCTTCACCAAGTCAGCCAGGAGATCGATGCCAGTGCCAGCTGCCTGGTGTTCACCAACACCCGCGCCCAGGCCGAACTCTGGTACCAGGCCCTGCTTGAGGCCCGGCCCGATTGGGCCGGCCTGCTTGCCTTGCACCATGCCTCGCTGGCCCGTGAGACGCGGGACTGGGTAGAGCGCAGCCTGAAGCAGGGCAGCCTGAAGGCGGTGGTCTGCACCTCCAGCTTGGACCTGGGGGTGGACTTCCTGCCGGTGGAGCGAGTGCTGCAGATCGGCTCGGCCAAAGGCATTGCCCGCCTGGTGCAGCGCGCCGGTCGCTCCGGCCATGCCCCCGGGCGGCGCTCGCGGGTAACCCTGGTGCCAACTCACAGCCTTGAGCTGGTGGAAGCAGCAGCGGCGCGTCAGGCTCTGGCCGCTGGGCACATCGAAGCCCGCTGCTCACCGCGGCTGTGCATGGACGTGCTGGTGCAGCACTTGGTCAGCATGGCCTTGGGCTGTGGCTTTCGCCCCGCGCAGTTGCTCGCCGAAGTGCGCAGCACCTGGGCGTTCAGCGCGTTGCGCGACAACCAGTGGCGGTGGGCGTTGGATTTCGTCTGCCACGGCGGCAGCTCACTCAGCGCCTACCCGGACTATCAACGTGTCGAGCGCCATGCCGACGGGGTGTACCGGGTAGCCAGCGAACGCCTGGCGCGGCGCCACCGCATGGGCATCGGCACCATCGTCAGCGATGCCAACCTGCAACTGAAATACTGGAGCAAAGGCGGTGGCGGCAAAACGCTGGGCAGTGTCGAAGAAGCATTCATCGCCCGTTTACGGCCCGGCGACACCCTGGTGTTCGCCGGCCGGGTGCTGGAGTTGGTACGCGTGCACAACATGACTGCCTATGTACGCCGCAGCACTGCGCGCAAGGCCGCGCTGGCACGTTGGAACGGCGGGCGCATGCCGCTTTCCAGCGAACTGGCCGATGCCTTGGTCGAACAGCTGGACGCTGCCGCCCACGGGCACTTCGAGGGCCCGGAGATGCGTGCTGTGCGCCCTCTGCTGGGCTTGCAGGCGCAATGGTCGGCGTTGCCTACCACCGGCACGCTGTTGGCCGAAACCTTCAAGTCGCGCCAGGGTTGGCACCTTTTTCTGTATCCGTTCGCCGGGCGCATGGCCAACCTTGGCCTGGCCAACCTGATTGCTTGGCGGGTCAGCCGCGCTCAGCCGCTGACGGTGTCGATCGCCGTCAATGACTACGGCTTCGAACTGCTCAGCCCTGGCAATGTGGACTGGGCCACGCACTTGCCTCAGGCACTCGGCACAGAGCACCTGTT
Proteins encoded:
- a CDS encoding ligase-associated DNA damage response exonuclease, which produces MDLVIARPEGLYCPPGDFYIDPWRPVDRAVITHGHGDHARIGNGHYLTASPGAGILRSRLGQDIDLQTLPYGERLLHHGVTLSLHPAGHVLGSAQVRLEYRGEVWVASGDYKVEPDGTCTPFEPVPCHTFITESTFGLPIYRWPSQGETFAAINAWWRANCEQGKASVLFCYAFGKAQRILHGVDASIGPILVHGAVEPLNRVYRDGGIQLPETRYAGDIPRNDPLLRQALVLAPPSASGSSWMRRFGDYSDAFASGWMLLRGTRRRRGVDRGFVLSDHADWPGLLWAIGQTDAQRVMVTHGSVNVLVRYLNEQGLDARAFVTEYGEEDDAVSTESLA
- a CDS encoding ATP-dependent DNA ligase, with amino-acid sequence MKAFAELYLQLDATTSSTAKLQALRAYFTTAPAADAAWAVYFLAGGRPRQLVPTRVLRELAGALAGLPDWLFEESYQAVGDLAETISLLVPVSHHPGDDGLAHWVEAHLLPLRGLPAEEVQQRLPPLWAQLDRPSLMLCLKLITGSFRVGVSKLLVTRALAQLAGLDAKRVAQRLVGYTDISHRPTAASYQQLIAAESDDEHSQRGGQPYPFFLAHPLQAPSEQFDALLGPPSEWQIEWKWDGIRAQVVKREGQLWVWSRGEELVTERFPELHSLAQTLPDGVVLDGEILVWKPSSSAAELAVQPFALLQQRLGRKTLGKKLLSDAPVVLQAYDLLEWQGEDWRSRPQHARRQQLEQLLEQHPLAPVVLSPLLQGPDWADLARQREQSRSLGVEGLMLKQREALYGVGRTKDMGTWWKWKIDPFSVDAVLIYAQRGHGRRASLYSDYTFAVWDAPAGTPGRALVPFAKAYSGLSDEEMRKVDAIIRKTTVETFGPVRSVTPTLVFELGFEGIALSKRHKSGIAVRFPRMLRWRLDKPVEEADDLATLQALLA
- a CDS encoding succinylglutamate desuccinylase/aspartoacylase family protein, which gives rise to MHHSTHDLLSPVPGITRQLHSFHFGPRGGGKVYIQASLHADELPGMLVAWHLKRRLGELEQQGRLQREIILVPVANPVGLEQVLLDAPLGRFELQSGENFNRNFVDLSDSIGDQVEHHLTQDPAHNIALIREYLRRGLDAHPARTPLQAQRLILQRLACDADMVLDLHCDFEAVEHLYTTPDAWPQIEPLARYLGAQASLLATDSGGQSFDECFSLVWWQLQQRFGKHFPIPLGCCSVTIELRGQADVSHDLASKDCQAILDFLTHAGVIEGTRAVLPDLRCAATPLAAVEPITTPLGGLLVYHARPGQHLQAGQLIAEVIDPLSDRVTAVHNSQPGLLYARSVRRMATAGMVIAHVAGEQVCRSGYLLGN
- a CDS encoding ligase-associated DNA damage response DEXH box helicase; this translates as MPAATDLANAWFAQRGWRPFAFQRRVWAAVERGESGLLHASTGAGKTYALWLAALRAFKPPPQARQPAPLQVVWVTPMRALAADTARALQLPLDELGLPWSVGVRSGDTGSAERARQARRLPSVLVTTPESLTLLLTRAQAREDFATLRLVVVDEWHELLGNKRGVQLQLALAHLRHWHPGLPTWGLSATLGNLQHALDVLLPQGGLLVQGRQHKALQVDTLLPAAIERFPWAGHMGLKMLHQVSQEIDASASCLVFTNTRAQAELWYQALLEARPDWAGLLALHHASLARETRDWVERSLKQGSLKAVVCTSSLDLGVDFLPVERVLQIGSAKGIARLVQRAGRSGHAPGRRSRVTLVPTHSLELVEAAAARQALAAGHIEARCSPRLCMDVLVQHLVSMALGCGFRPAQLLAEVRSTWAFSALRDNQWRWALDFVCHGGSSLSAYPDYQRVERHADGVYRVASERLARRHRMGIGTIVSDANLQLKYWSKGGGGKTLGSVEEAFIARLRPGDTLVFAGRVLELVRVHNMTAYVRRSTARKAALARWNGGRMPLSSELADALVEQLDAAAHGHFEGPEMRAVRPLLGLQAQWSALPTTGTLLAETFKSRQGWHLFLYPFAGRMANLGLANLIAWRVSRAQPLTVSIAVNDYGFELLSPGNVDWATHLPQALGTEHLLEDVLASLNAGEMALRRFREIAQIAGLVFGGYPAAQKSTRQIQASSGLFYEVFRKHDASNLLLGQARDEVLSEELEIERLHRQLLKMGQLRLDLRSLKRPGPLAFALLVEGMRETLSTEKLADRIARMVAELEQAAGEA